One genomic segment of Pempheris klunzingeri isolate RE-2024b chromosome 21, fPemKlu1.hap1, whole genome shotgun sequence includes these proteins:
- the pabpn1 gene encoding polyadenylate-binding protein 2 isoform X2, giving the protein MAEFGNGLAEESLLDSDPGHPELEDPGVGDEEPGLEEGEAAIEDPELEAIKARVREMEEEAEKLKELQNEVEKQMNLSPPPVGPVIMSIEEKMEADGRSIYVGNVDYGATAEELEAHFHGCGSVNRVTILCDKYTGHPKGFAYIEFADKESVRTAMALDESLFRGRQIKVGAKRTNRPGISTTDRGFPRARFRSRGGSFSSRARYYSGYTPPRGRGRAFRGRGRTTSWYSPY; this is encoded by the exons ATGGCGGAGTTCGGTAACGGACTGGCGGAGGAATCCCTATTAGATTCAGACCCCGGACATCCCGAGCTGGAAGACCCGGGTGTCGGCGACGAAGAACCGGGGTTAGAAGAGGGAGAGGCCGCGATTGAAGACCCG GAGCTGGAGGCAATCAAAgccagagtgagagagatggaggaagaggccGAGAAGCTGAAGGAGCTACAGAACGAGGTGGAGAAACAGATGAATCTCAGCCCCCCACCAG TCGGCCCCGTCATCATGTCCATCgaggaaaagatggaggcaGACGGCAGATCGATTTATGTCGGAAAT GTGGACTACGGTGCCACGGCAGAAGAGCTTGAGGCTCACTTTCATGGCTGCGGTTCAGTAAACAGAGTCACCATCCTATGTGACAAATACACAGGGCATCCCAAAGG gtTTGCCTATATTGAGTTTGCAGACAAAGAGTCTGTTAGGACAGCCATGGCTTTGGACGAGTCTCTTTTCAGAGGAAGGCAGATAAAG GTGGGCGCTAAGAGAACAAACAGACCAGGCATCAGCACCACAGACCGCGGCTTTCCACGGGCTCGGTTCCGGTCACGGGGAGGAAGCTTCTCATCGCGTGCACGCTACTATAGCGGCTACACACCACCCAGAGGCAGAGGACGGGCCTTCAG